TGCTAATCTCTTAGAGGAGGACGAATCTAGCTGGGAAAATATTGTTGTAGAGTTATTAGAGACAGTGGAGTTAGTTGCTGCTGATGTGCTGTTTGTAGCAGAAGAGGTAGGTTGGGGTGTGGTACCAGCTTATCCCCTTGGAAGGATGTTCCGCGATCGCTTGGGTTCTTTAGTGCGCCAACTAGCTGCCCTTAGTGAAACTGTTTATTTAGTAACTGGTGGTCATGTTCTCAATCTTAGTGTCCTTGGTTCGCCATTGCCAACCAAAGAGGATACTGGAGTATTCAGAAGTCAAGATTCTTAACTATTGATTCAAATTAATCCAAAATCTAAAATCTAAAATTGTCTTATGGCAACCAAACAAGAAGTTAGAGGATACCTTGCCTACTGGTTTCAGTTGGGTAAGAAAGTGATTACGAGCAACGGCAAGGCAAGCATTTTGCCCAAATCGGTGCTAAATGGCGATCGCTATAGTGAAGAATTTGAAGAGTGCTGGCAGAAAATTATTGCGCCTGAATCAGGTGATTGTCATTTAGAGGGTACGCAAGAAACCATTGCTGAATTGTTGACACCAACATGGGATATGGTTCCTTGTGGTCGTTGCAGTATGCCAGTAGCCGCGCGAAATGTGGGGATGCCGGCATTGTTATGTCCCTGTAATAGTTTACCTAACTGGCCTAATACAGAACTACCAGCACCACGAGAGCCAATTAAGACTCAAGACCAACTTAAAACAATTCGCGATCGGCTTGTAGATAATATTGCTTAAAAATAAGCAAGGGGGCAGAGAGTAGGGGGACAAGGGGGACAAGTCTTCTCCATCTTCCCTATCTCTTCTTTATGCCCAATTCCCAATGTCTCATTACCCCTGCCTCTTCGTTGAAGAATCCAGAATCCAGCAATCTTTGAGTGGGGAATTCAAACCCGCCACTAAATTCTAGACTGCCAAATCTTAAGATTATAGAGAAATTGGATAATGGATTTATTGGAAATCCCTTAGTTCACTTTGGTGGTACAGAATTTGGTGTTGGACAAGTTTTATTAGCAAAATCACACTGATAAATATAAGGTTCTTGCCAACTTAAGGGAATTTCTAATAAATCTCGCGTTCCTGTCATACCTTGTCCAATAAATAGCAACAAAGCAATGCAGTTTAAAATCGTATGGACGATTCGCCAGCGATTGGATTTGTCTTGATAAATATCTTGAACAACAG
The Nostoc punctiforme PCC 73102 genome window above contains:
- the cobU gene encoding bifunctional adenosylcobinamide kinase/adenosylcobinamide-phosphate guanylyltransferase, giving the protein MGKIILVTGPARSGKSEWAETLAMESGKAVVYVATATDNTDDQEWHQRILEHQQRRPQDWVTLSVPIELSATLADAKPYTCLLVDSLGTWVANLLEEDESSWENIVVELLETVELVAADVLFVAEEVGWGVVPAYPLGRMFRDRLGSLVRQLAALSETVYLVTGGHVLNLSVLGSPLPTKEDTGVFRSQDS